In Microcoleus sp. AS-A8, the following are encoded in one genomic region:
- a CDS encoding helix-turn-helix transcriptional regulator codes for MSQENQDQQEKSLLRQLREQNQLTQFQLRLLIGVSERRVSDWENGNAKPNLENAVGLARAYKVSLKVICQACGIDVSGVPDDGG; via the coding sequence ATGAGTCAAGAAAATCAAGACCAACAGGAGAAGTCTCTGTTGAGGCAACTCAGAGAGCAGAATCAGCTAACGCAGTTTCAGTTGAGGCTACTAATTGGAGTTTCAGAACGCAGAGTCAGTGATTGGGAAAACGGTAACGCCAAGCCAAACCTTGAGAATGCTGTGGGACTAGCTCGTGCTTACAAGGTTTCGCTTAAGGTAATCTGTCAGGCGTGCGGGATTGATGTTTCGGGTGTGCCGGATGATGGGGGTTAG
- a CDS encoding DUF6174 domain-containing protein has translation MKPPWRSVIMTTALLISGIVAVGVAPNLLAQQELARAQSRWAARDFQRYRMVIETDNGLSQVCRQEVEIKNERVINVVQDCKKPGSFVEQPTVTITDLFNELAKYTSKTECGPNGCACDGVISADSSYDTQLGYPRQIELKLKRLNFVEQWMHPQRRQEAIGMLRGGSCTLIGFVGRKFKVVSLTPSPAAPKNP, from the coding sequence ATGAAGCCCCCGTGGCGTAGCGTCATTATGACTACGGCTTTACTGATAAGCGGTATCGTCGCTGTTGGTGTAGCCCCAAACTTATTGGCACAGCAAGAACTAGCTAGGGCACAAAGCCGTTGGGCTGCTCGTGACTTTCAGCGTTATCGCATGGTTATCGAGACTGATAACGGGCTTTCTCAAGTCTGTCGGCAAGAGGTTGAAATTAAAAACGAAAGGGTAATTAACGTTGTTCAGGATTGCAAAAAACCAGGGTCATTTGTGGAACAGCCAACAGTGACTATTACAGACCTATTTAATGAACTCGCAAAGTATACATCGAAAACGGAATGCGGCCCAAATGGCTGCGCTTGTGATGGTGTGATTAGTGCCGATTCTAGCTACGATACACAACTAGGATATCCACGCCAAATAGAACTTAAGTTGAAGCGATTGAATTTTGTAGAGCAATGGATGCATCCTCAACGAAGGCAGGAAGCTATAGGTATGCTTAGGGGTGGGTCTTGTACGTTGATTGGCTTCGTCGGACGTAAATTCAAAGTCGTTTCCCTGACACCGTCGCCAGCCGCACCAAAAAACCCCTGA
- a CDS encoding HEAT repeat domain-containing protein, translating into MSSIQPFLRSLNAKNSHVRAKAARALGKIGTEAAVTALLDALNHEDFNVARWAAWALGQIGSEAVITGLIEALNHRSPQVYIWATWGLGQIRSPEAVTGLIGALKHKDSQVRWRAASALGFFQGEAVVDGLIEALRDREALPPTADRHSYVRRRAATALGKIGSSAAIPELLAALDDEEFFVRRAATEALKQIGTEAVFTGLRGKLQAQESQVRERTVWVLEQIGSEPAINLLLEALNDKYSLVRERAASVLGKIGLEAENIEILQALQDKGFIVPKSIAFASKIAGSGLIPDAIELNRTPQLAQATPETHTLPKIFITSCDQASEHLLSTTRGPLIKHLISIGSPGDKPPDGYTQVPHRLRLEFDDIRVPDDDPEYVLATAEDIRKVIDFVPLISQDGGNVLIHCYAGISRSSAVALTVCAMLLGAGKEEEALAYVLEARPLAVPNRWIVELADEALGREGKLVEVVQGFHDSLWKDDNFDDLESLE; encoded by the coding sequence ATGAGTTCGATTCAACCTTTTCTAAGATCCCTGAACGCTAAAAATTCGCATGTTCGCGCAAAGGCGGCTCGTGCCTTGGGGAAAATCGGCACGGAAGCGGCAGTTACTGCCTTGCTTGATGCCTTGAATCATGAAGACTTCAATGTAGCTCGGTGGGCAGCTTGGGCGTTAGGGCAAATCGGCTCGGAAGCCGTCATTACTGGGCTAATTGAGGCACTCAACCATCGATCCCCTCAGGTTTACATTTGGGCGACTTGGGGATTAGGGCAAATCCGCTCTCCTGAGGCAGTGACTGGATTGATAGGCGCATTAAAGCATAAAGACTCCCAGGTACGTTGGAGGGCGGCCTCTGCATTAGGGTTTTTCCAGGGTGAAGCGGTCGTGGATGGACTGATCGAGGCATTGCGCGATCGCGAAGCGCTGCCGCCTACGGCAGATCGCCACTCTTATGTTCGCAGAAGAGCTGCTACTGCATTAGGAAAGATTGGCTCCTCTGCGGCTATCCCTGAGTTGCTTGCCGCACTCGACGACGAAGAGTTTTTTGTGCGTAGGGCGGCGACTGAGGCTTTGAAGCAAATCGGCACTGAGGCGGTATTTACGGGACTACGCGGTAAACTCCAGGCTCAAGAGTCTCAGGTTCGTGAGAGAACTGTTTGGGTATTAGAACAAATCGGTTCAGAACCTGCTATTAATCTGCTGCTTGAAGCACTGAACGATAAATATTCCCTGGTTCGTGAAAGGGCGGCTTCGGTTTTAGGGAAAATTGGCCTGGAAGCGGAAAATATAGAGATACTGCAAGCGCTTCAAGATAAAGGCTTCATTGTTCCTAAATCTATCGCTTTTGCCTCAAAGATTGCAGGTTCAGGACTGATACCAGATGCTATTGAGTTGAATCGCACTCCCCAGCTAGCACAAGCAACACCAGAGACCCATACACTACCAAAAATTTTTATCACATCCTGTGACCAAGCAAGCGAACATCTCTTGTCTACAACTAGAGGGCCATTAATCAAACATCTGATCTCGATTGGTAGTCCTGGTGACAAACCTCCTGATGGTTATACCCAAGTACCCCATCGGTTACGACTGGAGTTTGATGATATCAGGGTACCGGATGATGACCCTGAATATGTTCTGGCTACTGCTGAAGATATCCGCAAGGTAATTGACTTCGTTCCTTTGATTTCTCAGGATGGGGGAAACGTCCTCATCCATTGTTATGCGGGTATCAGTCGTTCTTCAGCCGTGGCTTTAACGGTGTGTGCCATGCTACTGGGTGCGGGGAAAGAGGAGGAAGCATTGGCTTATGTATTGGAAGCTAGACCCCTCGCTGTGCCTAATCGGTGGATTGTGGAATTGGCGGATGAAGCGTTAGGGAGAGAGGGCAAGCTAGTAGAAGTCGTCCAAGGTTTTCATGATTCTCTGTGGAAAGATGACAACTTTGATGATTTGGAGTCCCTGGAATAA
- the surE gene encoding 5'/3'-nucleotidase SurE, producing MTLILTNDDGIDAPGIRALLKAVNGKGVIVAPKDHQSGCGHQVTTTRPIHVHRRSDTEYAVGSTPADCIRLATSHLCKNIKWVLSGINAGGNLGMDVYISGTVAAVREAAIQGIPGIAVSHYRKGKVNVDWDVAARWTAQVLEKLFNHPLEPGCFWNVNLPHLLPGEPDPEVVFCTPCTQPLPVEYRVEGDSYYYIGEYAKRGRTPGSDVDVCFSGKIAVTQLRL from the coding sequence ATGACCTTGATTCTCACGAATGACGACGGAATAGACGCTCCCGGCATTCGGGCGCTTCTAAAAGCAGTGAATGGCAAAGGCGTGATTGTGGCTCCTAAAGACCATCAATCAGGCTGTGGTCATCAAGTCACCACCACTCGACCCATTCACGTCCATCGCCGTTCTGATACCGAGTATGCGGTGGGCAGTACTCCAGCCGATTGTATCCGTTTAGCCACATCACATCTTTGTAAGAATATCAAGTGGGTGCTTTCTGGCATCAACGCCGGTGGCAACTTAGGGATGGATGTGTATATCTCCGGAACTGTAGCCGCCGTTCGGGAAGCTGCCATACAAGGCATTCCCGGTATCGCCGTTTCCCACTATCGCAAAGGTAAAGTAAATGTCGATTGGGATGTAGCAGCGCGGTGGACGGCTCAGGTTTTAGAGAAATTATTCAACCATCCCCTGGAACCGGGGTGCTTCTGGAATGTAAACCTGCCGCATCTGCTACCGGGAGAACCCGATCCAGAAGTGGTGTTTTGTACACCCTGTACGCAACCGTTGCCAGTCGAGTATCGAGTCGAGGGAGATTCCTATTACTACATTGGGGAATACGCCAAGCGCGGGCGTACTCCCGGAAGCGACGTTGATGTCTGCTTTTCAGGCAAAATTGCCGTGACTCAGCTACGACTTTAG
- a CDS encoding histidine kinase — MYDLTNFTLKDMVECGMTLCQQRLGAKSMESVSNKIVNYFYENLIDQETGTPACALVRCFKTHPYEELDLELRESANSMVGSYFPSPSMKCLTLLATAGDKPEWNSRYTSGGHKAIPLVSEDMVAQFPMISQLIRQFGLDISTVLRPDPKLLVGLEERKLNVFYVPQAVGSSYIPAQDSFVIPFGIKSVLGFGGLLPSGNLFAIIMFSKVQMTPSTTDMFKTLALNVKSALLPFDGKAVFEKPSYKDSVLDYSKFGK; from the coding sequence ATGTACGACCTGACAAACTTCACATTAAAAGACATGGTTGAATGTGGGATGACTCTGTGCCAGCAGCGCTTAGGCGCTAAAAGTATGGAGTCTGTCAGTAACAAAATTGTTAACTATTTCTATGAAAATTTGATTGACCAGGAGACTGGGACTCCGGCCTGTGCGCTCGTCCGTTGCTTCAAAACCCATCCTTATGAGGAGCTTGATCTGGAACTGCGCGAATCCGCCAATAGCATGGTGGGCAGCTATTTCCCATCTCCAAGCATGAAGTGCCTGACTCTGCTGGCAACCGCTGGTGACAAACCGGAATGGAACTCAAGATACACATCCGGGGGACATAAAGCTATCCCATTAGTAAGCGAAGATATGGTTGCACAGTTTCCGATGATCTCACAGTTGATCAGACAGTTCGGCTTAGATATAAGCACGGTACTCAGACCCGATCCCAAACTTTTGGTTGGACTGGAGGAGAGGAAACTCAACGTCTTCTATGTACCTCAAGCGGTCGGCAGTTCCTATATTCCAGCCCAGGATTCATTTGTGATTCCCTTTGGCATCAAGTCTGTGCTGGGGTTTGGTGGGCTGTTACCTTCGGGCAATCTATTTGCTATTATTATGTTCTCTAAAGTCCAGATGACGCCAAGTACGACGGATATGTTCAAAACCTTGGCGTTGAATGTCAAGTCAGCATTGTTGCCCTTCGATGGCAAAGCTGTATTTGAAAAGCCGAGCTATAAAGATTCAGTTTTAGACTACAGCAAATTCGGCAAGTGA
- a CDS encoding NAD-dependent epimerase/dehydratase family protein — MRILIMGGTRFIGVYLTKILVEQGHEVVLFNRGKKPAPVEGIQQIHGDRIDASQLKDKLSQEQFDAIFDNNGRELSDTQPLAEIFKDRVKHFVYMSSAGVYLKSDQLPHIEGDPVDPKSRHKGKHETEAFLEQLGLPWTSIRPTYIYGPQNYNDLEAWFFERIVRDRPIPIPGNGMHITQFGHCQDLARAMSRVLGNESAIGQIYNVSGDRYVTFDGLARACVEATGKSADSIKIVHYDPKKFDFGKRKAFPMRVQHFFADVHKAMTQLNWQPEYDLISGLKDSFQHDYQASGRHEAEVDFSLDDEILKAV, encoded by the coding sequence ATGCGGATTTTAATCATGGGTGGTACCCGGTTTATTGGGGTCTACCTAACTAAAATTTTGGTGGAACAAGGTCATGAGGTGGTGCTGTTCAATCGCGGTAAGAAACCAGCACCTGTAGAAGGCATTCAACAAATTCATGGCGATCGCATCGACGCCTCCCAACTTAAAGACAAATTATCACAAGAACAGTTTGACGCCATTTTTGACAACAACGGTCGGGAACTCAGCGATACTCAACCCCTAGCCGAAATCTTTAAAGACCGGGTGAAACACTTTGTCTATATGAGTTCTGCGGGCGTTTACCTCAAATCCGACCAATTACCCCATATCGAGGGTGACCCAGTTGACCCAAAAAGTCGCCACAAAGGCAAGCATGAAACCGAAGCTTTCCTGGAACAGTTGGGCTTACCTTGGACATCCATTCGCCCAACCTATATTTACGGCCCCCAGAACTACAATGACCTAGAAGCATGGTTCTTTGAGCGGATTGTACGCGATCGCCCCATCCCTATTCCCGGAAATGGAATGCACATCACCCAATTCGGTCATTGTCAGGACTTAGCTAGGGCAATGTCTCGGGTTCTAGGGAATGAGAGTGCGATCGGGCAGATTTATAATGTATCGGGCGATCGCTACGTTACCTTTGATGGTTTAGCACGCGCCTGTGTTGAAGCCACGGGTAAGTCCGCTGACTCCATCAAGATTGTGCATTACGACCCCAAGAAATTCGATTTTGGCAAACGCAAAGCCTTCCCCATGCGAGTCCAGCACTTCTTTGCGGATGTGCATAAAGCCATGACTCAGTTGAATTGGCAACCGGAATATGACCTGATTTCGGGTCTTAAAGATTCCTTCCAGCACGATTACCAGGCATCTGGGCGTCATGAAGCTGAGGTGGATTTCTCGCTGGATGACGAAATTTTAAAAGCAGTTTAG
- a CDS encoding DUF2382 domain-containing protein, with protein MALFKIGDFNPHYREEAFNGEDVKGLDVYAGRTNEKIGSIHDVLVDETGSFRYLVIETGFWIFGKKVLLPVGRCHVDAPARRIYAVGIFSKEQAEKLPEYDDSMTVDYDYEERVRHVYRTPTVEASVPVEAPGIARVPAQSATPRPVSPPPSSVSENRHLYTYEHEPSLYQMNEQEHQSLRLYEERLVANKRRRQTGEVAIGKRVETETARVSVPVEKERLVIERTTPSGVGTTVTPGTVDFREGEVAHMSVYEETAEIGKQAFVREEVTIRKEIERSTVDATETLRREELEVDVNGKPVIQPPHDRLDHRV; from the coding sequence ATGGCTCTTTTCAAAATTGGGGATTTTAATCCACACTATCGCGAAGAAGCGTTTAACGGTGAAGACGTCAAGGGACTTGATGTTTATGCTGGGAGAACCAATGAGAAAATTGGCTCTATTCATGACGTACTAGTAGATGAAACAGGCAGTTTTCGCTATCTCGTCATTGAAACAGGCTTCTGGATTTTTGGAAAGAAGGTCTTGCTTCCAGTCGGTCGTTGCCATGTTGATGCCCCTGCGCGACGCATCTACGCTGTAGGAATTTTCAGCAAAGAGCAAGCCGAAAAATTACCTGAATACGATGACAGTATGACGGTTGATTACGATTACGAAGAACGAGTACGGCACGTTTACCGCACTCCTACAGTAGAAGCCTCAGTTCCTGTAGAGGCACCAGGAATTGCCAGGGTACCGGCTCAATCGGCTACACCACGTCCAGTTTCCCCTCCACCTAGCTCTGTTTCTGAGAACCGCCATCTCTACACCTACGAACATGAGCCTTCACTGTACCAAATGAACGAACAGGAGCATCAAAGCCTTAGACTCTATGAAGAACGGCTGGTTGCCAATAAGCGCCGTCGTCAGACGGGTGAGGTAGCCATCGGTAAGCGGGTTGAAACCGAAACGGCACGGGTTTCGGTTCCGGTAGAGAAGGAACGACTGGTGATTGAGCGCACAACACCTTCAGGTGTTGGGACGACAGTTACTCCTGGTACAGTGGATTTCCGTGAAGGCGAAGTGGCTCACATGAGTGTCTACGAAGAGACGGCGGAAATCGGCAAGCAGGCTTTTGTCCGCGAGGAAGTCACCATCAGGAAAGAAATTGAGCGAAGTACGGTTGATGCGACAGAGACACTTCGTCGCGAAGAGTTAGAGGTAGACGTGAACGGCAAACCCGTTATTCAGCCCCCTCATGACCGTCTCGATCATCGAGTTTAA
- the pgsA gene encoding CDP-diacylglycerol--glycerol-3-phosphate 3-phosphatidyltransferase encodes MNLPNSITFSRLLGLPFLLYGLHNPTDRMRWICLAVFLVAAGTDWLDGYLARKLNQVTDLGKFLDPLVDKFLVLAPLLALIQLGQVPAWGVFLILARELLIAGWRINPNLTGSTKISGANLWGKLKTVSQILAIALLIAPTPNSWETPALVAFWISVAFTWISGAIYLWPQKSSQPAVKSSGLTVDS; translated from the coding sequence ATGAATTTACCGAACTCGATTACCTTTTCTCGCTTGCTGGGGTTGCCGTTTCTCCTCTACGGCCTTCACAATCCCACAGACCGAATGCGCTGGATCTGTTTAGCCGTCTTTTTGGTTGCAGCCGGAACCGATTGGCTGGATGGTTATTTGGCTCGCAAACTGAATCAAGTTACCGACTTAGGCAAGTTTCTTGACCCATTAGTCGATAAATTTTTAGTATTAGCTCCGTTGTTGGCATTAATTCAGTTGGGTCAGGTACCGGCTTGGGGAGTCTTTCTGATTTTGGCGCGGGAATTGCTGATTGCGGGTTGGCGGATTAACCCCAACCTGACAGGTAGCACGAAAATTAGTGGTGCTAATCTCTGGGGCAAGCTCAAAACTGTGAGTCAGATTTTGGCGATCGCACTTTTAATTGCCCCAACCCCCAATTCCTGGGAAACCCCTGCCTTAGTTGCCTTCTGGATATCTGTTGCCTTCACCTGGATTTCCGGTGCCATCTATCTTTGGCCTCAAAAAAGCAGTCAGCCGGCGGTTAAAAGTAGTGGTTTGACGGTTGATAGCTAG
- a CDS encoding sugar transferase has product MSTILKSSASWPVDSSVLVKPSQCYKVQQRPHYSAISKRKRLLDIIGALVGLAITAVLAIPIAIAIQLEHPGPIFYSQIRCGLNGKPFRLWKFRSMVVDAHHLQHLVENQAKGNIFKNKNDPRVTRVGRFLRCTSLDELPQFWNVLKGDMSLVGTRPPTLEEVRSYQKHHWERLNIKPGMTGEWQAHGRSSVTDFEEIVRMDIAYQQKWSLAYDLKLILKTILVVVCKNGAY; this is encoded by the coding sequence GTGTCTACCATCTTAAAGTCTTCTGCTTCCTGGCCGGTTGACTCATCAGTTCTCGTGAAACCTAGCCAATGTTATAAAGTCCAACAACGTCCACATTACTCAGCGATCAGCAAGCGTAAGCGATTGCTGGATATTATAGGAGCGTTAGTGGGACTAGCCATTACTGCCGTCCTTGCGATCCCGATCGCGATCGCGATTCAGCTAGAGCATCCAGGCCCGATCTTTTATAGTCAAATTCGTTGTGGCCTGAACGGTAAGCCTTTCCGCCTGTGGAAATTTCGCTCAATGGTTGTGGATGCTCACCACCTACAGCATCTTGTAGAGAATCAGGCAAAAGGTAATATTTTCAAAAATAAAAACGATCCTCGTGTGACTCGTGTTGGTCGATTTTTACGCTGTACCAGCTTGGACGAATTGCCGCAGTTCTGGAATGTCCTCAAAGGAGACATGAGCTTAGTTGGGACTCGTCCACCGACGCTGGAAGAGGTGAGGAGTTATCAGAAACATCACTGGGAACGATTAAATATTAAGCCTGGAATGACCGGTGAGTGGCAGGCACATGGGCGCTCTAGCGTCACAGATTTTGAAGAAATCGTTCGCATGGATATTGCTTATCAACAAAAGTGGTCGCTTGCCTACGACCTCAAGTTGATTCTAAAAACTATTTTGGTCGTTGTGTGCAAAAATGGCGCTTATTAA
- a CDS encoding Crp/Fnr family transcriptional regulator: protein MEDRYNSHEMNSNVNELICAAPFFAGLPEPTVEQATAHVVTRSHPANRVILLENDWGGSVYFILEGWAKIRTYNLDGKEVTLNILGKGELFGEMAALDEVPRSTDVITLTPTTIGSIPAQDFVQLVHSEPLAGVRLSQLLAKRLRQVNRRLRLRESDSTSRVADTLLFLAEGQGKLKQQGTEIPNLPHRELSSLSGLARETVTRVLTKLEKKALIKRDNDIMYIPDVGALEKIIA from the coding sequence ATGGAAGACCGTTACAACTCACACGAAATGAACTCAAATGTTAATGAGTTGATTTGCGCGGCACCTTTTTTTGCTGGCTTACCAGAGCCTACTGTGGAGCAAGCCACTGCTCACGTTGTCACCCGTAGCCATCCTGCCAATCGAGTAATCTTGTTGGAAAATGACTGGGGTGGCTCTGTCTACTTCATTTTGGAAGGATGGGCCAAGATTCGTACCTACAACCTTGACGGCAAAGAGGTGACCCTCAACATCTTAGGAAAAGGAGAACTTTTTGGCGAAATGGCGGCGCTTGATGAGGTACCGCGTTCAACGGATGTGATTACGCTAACTCCCACCACGATTGGCAGTATTCCAGCTCAGGATTTTGTCCAGCTAGTCCATAGTGAACCCTTGGCAGGTGTCCGCTTATCTCAGTTGTTGGCCAAACGTCTGCGTCAAGTCAATCGGCGTCTCCGCTTACGGGAGTCGGATAGTACGTCGAGAGTGGCAGATACGTTATTGTTTTTAGCAGAAGGACAAGGGAAATTGAAACAGCAAGGAACTGAAATTCCCAACCTACCCCATCGAGAGTTGAGTAGCCTCAGTGGGTTGGCACGGGAGACGGTTACACGAGTGTTGACTAAACTAGAAAAGAAGGCACTGATTAAGCGTGATAACGACATCATGTATATCCCGGATGTAGGGGCATTGGAAAAGATCATTGCTTAA
- a CDS encoding universal stress protein, with product MSFNKILVAINHSPLSSHAFTAALELAQFNRAALKLIHCIATEMIAEPTVPMSYDPGLQPTQAMGDYQTQQLLMEQQIEAAQTLLARYRQEALNQAVIIEADYEIGEAGYLLCKVAKDWQADLIVVGRRGRSGLAEALLGSVSNYVVHHAPCSVLVIQEVESQTGGEVVSQLSSVEPPPTPN from the coding sequence ATGAGTTTTAATAAAATCCTTGTTGCGATTAATCACTCTCCCTTAAGCTCTCATGCCTTTACGGCGGCGCTGGAACTCGCCCAGTTCAATCGAGCAGCACTTAAGCTGATTCACTGCATTGCCACGGAGATGATCGCTGAACCCACGGTTCCGATGTCCTACGATCCGGGTTTACAGCCAACCCAGGCGATGGGCGACTACCAAACTCAACAACTTCTAATGGAACAGCAGATTGAGGCGGCACAGACGTTACTGGCACGCTACCGCCAAGAAGCGTTAAATCAAGCCGTGATCATAGAAGCTGATTATGAAATTGGGGAAGCGGGCTATCTCCTGTGTAAAGTAGCTAAAGATTGGCAGGCTGATTTAATTGTGGTCGGACGTCGGGGTCGTTCAGGATTAGCAGAAGCGTTATTGGGAAGCGTGAGTAACTATGTGGTTCACCATGCTCCTTGTTCGGTGTTGGTGATTCAAGAAGTAGAGTCTCAGACCGGTGGAGAGGTTGTGTCCCAGCTTTCGTCAGTGGAACCTCCTCCGACCCCAAACTAA
- a CDS encoding DUF2232 domain-containing protein: MSDPFDNAPESRPDPWEETKNKPLKSEAEPLSGNSDSGDEPEQSTLPTTVPTETDEFSPSQTSEMSMDEDSLIDSPEEASFPAKYAKQERSQVVPRAPLAMVETAFLASAASLIWLINYYFPLGPVLRMFFPIPIALVYLRWGNRASWMAAIVSGLLLSVLMGPTRSILFVIPYGLMGVQLGAMWRRQSHWLFSILTGALLGTLGIFFRFWLLSLLLGEDLWVYVMTQITQLTEWGFTRLGLLAQPSLTLIQALAVVMIIISNFVYLFVVHLVALLLLDRLGNPIPRPPNWVQVLLDYEG, encoded by the coding sequence ATGAGCGATCCTTTTGATAATGCCCCAGAGTCCCGCCCCGATCCTTGGGAGGAAACGAAGAACAAGCCTTTGAAATCGGAAGCGGAACCCTTAAGCGGCAATTCTGACTCAGGCGATGAACCTGAGCAAAGCACCTTACCGACTACGGTACCGACGGAAACTGATGAGTTTTCCCCGTCACAGACGAGTGAGATGTCGATGGACGAAGATTCTTTGATCGACTCTCCAGAAGAAGCCAGTTTTCCTGCAAAATATGCCAAGCAAGAGCGTTCCCAGGTTGTACCAAGAGCGCCCCTGGCGATGGTGGAAACAGCGTTTCTAGCCAGTGCCGCTAGCTTAATTTGGCTGATTAATTATTACTTTCCCCTAGGGCCAGTACTGCGGATGTTTTTCCCCATACCGATCGCCTTAGTTTATCTCAGGTGGGGAAACCGAGCCTCTTGGATGGCGGCAATCGTTTCGGGGTTATTGCTGTCCGTCCTGATGGGGCCAACCCGTAGCATTCTGTTTGTCATCCCCTATGGCTTGATGGGAGTGCAGTTGGGAGCGATGTGGAGACGCCAATCTCACTGGCTGTTTTCCATCCTGACGGGAGCGCTACTGGGGACATTAGGCATCTTTTTCCGGTTTTGGTTGCTCTCCCTGCTCTTAGGAGAAGACTTGTGGGTTTACGTGATGACACAAATTACTCAGTTGACGGAGTGGGGATTTACAAGATTAGGCTTGCTCGCTCAGCCCAGTCTAACGCTGATTCAAGCACTGGCTGTGGTGATGATTATCATCAGTAATTTTGTTTATTTATTCGTTGTCCATCTTGTGGCTTTACTCCTGCTCGATCGCTTAGGTAACCCAATTCCCCGACCTCCAAACTGGGTTCAAGTTTTGTTGGATTACGAGGGTTGA
- a CDS encoding TIGR00303 family protein — MIRIYTQIPQGHQWLQQYQGRRPILACILGFTATALIPGISAAGATPEDRQYTAIADAEFLVNGVTPQPQYPLPPLTAGASPVLISRAVVEALELPVYLFNAGLPQPPAVPAIDLGGVPAKCLSTGDALPLDTVKHLFEQGLKWGQKLADVTDGGYVILSECVVGGTTTALSILTGLGIRAAGKVNSSHPTCNHAQKWQIVHQGLRRAGLENNLEQDNPKSIDPFQLVAAVGDPMQIAAAGMVLAATRSCGVLLAGGTQMLAVYALAQALSQFDASYQAAFKQLKTTSPPTPSSSSLKSSYDLRRSLRLQAEENDLTRLFESNSISVPQPASDITAPSSLSATGMGEEDTGKESFLPSSNLPIAPLVWQPERIVVGTTRWVAEDPTGDTVGLARNIGGVPLLATQLSFALSRYPQLQAYEQGYVKEGVGAGGCAIATHLYQGWNTVQLLQSIEALVERYCRS, encoded by the coding sequence ATGATCCGAATTTATACCCAAATTCCTCAGGGACATCAATGGTTACAGCAGTATCAGGGACGCCGACCCATACTCGCTTGTATTTTAGGCTTTACTGCTACAGCTTTGATCCCCGGTATTTCAGCCGCCGGTGCAACACCAGAAGATCGCCAATATACTGCGATCGCAGATGCAGAATTTTTGGTCAACGGTGTCACACCCCAGCCTCAATATCCTCTGCCCCCCCTAACGGCTGGAGCCTCCCCCGTCTTAATTTCCCGTGCCGTAGTTGAGGCATTGGAGCTTCCTGTCTATCTGTTCAATGCGGGTTTACCCCAACCTCCCGCCGTACCTGCCATTGACTTAGGGGGAGTCCCGGCTAAATGTCTTAGTACTGGGGACGCTTTGCCCCTAGACACGGTGAAGCATCTGTTTGAGCAAGGCTTAAAGTGGGGGCAAAAGCTGGCCGATGTGACGGATGGAGGGTATGTCATACTCAGCGAGTGTGTGGTGGGAGGAACCACAACAGCTCTGAGTATTCTCACTGGCTTAGGGATTAGGGCGGCTGGCAAGGTCAACAGCAGCCACCCCACTTGCAATCATGCCCAAAAGTGGCAAATTGTACACCAGGGGTTGCGACGCGCCGGGCTGGAAAATAACCTAGAGCAGGACAATCCAAAATCCATTGACCCATTCCAATTAGTAGCAGCAGTAGGAGACCCCATGCAAATTGCCGCAGCCGGGATGGTGCTGGCGGCAACCCGTAGCTGTGGTGTGTTGCTTGCGGGTGGGACACAAATGCTAGCCGTTTATGCTCTAGCGCAGGCGTTGAGCCAGTTTGATGCCTCATACCAAGCTGCGTTCAAACAGCTCAAAACAACTTCACCCCCAACCCCTTCCTCATCCTCACTAAAGTCCTCGTATGATCTGCGGCGGTCGCTCCGGCTACAAGCAGAGGAGAATGATTTAACAAGACTCTTTGAATCCAACTCCATATCCGTTCCACAGCCAGCTTCAGACATTACGGCTCCATCTTCCCTGTCCGCAACAGGCATGGGGGAAGAGGACACGGGGAAAGAAAGCTTTCTTCCTTCCTCCAATCTGCCAATCGCCCCATTGGTCTGGCAACCCGAACGAATCGTCGTGGGGACAACTCGTTGGGTAGCCGAAGATCCGACAGGCGACACAGTAGGATTAGCTCGAAACATTGGTGGCGTACCGCTTTTGGCAACACAGCTAAGTTTTGCTCTGTCTCGCTATCCTCAGCTACAAGCTTATGAACAGGGATATGTCAAAGAAGGGGTCGGAGCTGGGGGATGTGCGATCGCAACTCATCTTTACCAAGGCTGGAATACCGTGCAATTACTTCAATCCATTGAAGCCTTAGTAGAGCGATACTGCCGAAGTTAA